The following are encoded together in the Acidiferrobacteraceae bacterium genome:
- the rplS gene encoding 50S ribosomal protein L19, with amino-acid sequence MNEIIRGIEAEQMGDRQVPDFAPGDTVVVQVKVREGDRERLQAFEGLVIARKNRGANSSFTVRKVSYGEGVERVFPLYSPNIDSIELKRRGRVRRSKLYYLRERSGKAARIREKI; translated from the coding sequence ATGAACGAAATCATTCGTGGCATCGAAGCGGAACAGATGGGTGATCGCCAGGTACCGGATTTCGCACCGGGCGACACCGTGGTTGTGCAGGTAAAGGTGCGCGAAGGTGATCGCGAACGTTTGCAGGCTTTCGAGGGCCTGGTGATCGCACGCAAGAACCGGGGCGCGAACTCTTCCTTTACGGTTCGCAAGGTCTCTTACGGCGAGGGTGTGGAACGTGTCTTTCCGTTGTACAGCCCGAACATCGACAGCATTGAGCTCAAGCGTCGCGGACGGGTACGCCGTTCCAAGCTGTACTATCTGCGCGAGCGTTCCGGCAAGGCGGCACGTATTCGCGAGAAGATCTAG